A genomic window from Tolypothrix sp. PCC 7910 includes:
- a CDS encoding YggT family protein: MNLLIATLATFIQIYTVLLIVRVLLTWFPNIDFYSQPFAALAQITDPYLNLFRSIIPPLGGMDFSPILAFLVLQLAGDWLLPTLQSLFNYM; this comes from the coding sequence ATGAATTTACTGATTGCCACACTGGCTACTTTCATTCAGATTTACACTGTTTTACTGATTGTTCGGGTTCTTTTGACCTGGTTCCCCAATATTGACTTTTATAGTCAACCTTTTGCGGCCTTAGCCCAGATTACTGACCCCTATCTCAATCTCTTCCGCTCAATCATTCCCCCACTGGGCGGTATGGATTTTTCTCCCATCCTAGCTTTCTTGGTATTGCAATTAGCTGGAGACTGGCTGCTTCCTACTTTGCAGAGTCTATTCAATTATATGTAA
- a CDS encoding alpha/beta fold hydrolase, translated as MLFSINSILLLATTCYGAIACLMEDHQPPPGKLIDVGGYSLHLYTAGESGPTVILEHSLGGIEGYLLLPEIAKHTRVCIYDRAGYGWSDHSPYPRTSAQIVAELDYLLTQADIQPPYILVGNSFGSYNVRLYAQYFPEKVMGMVLTDGLHETAMLKMPIPLQCLKLFFLSGFVMSFIGSILGIVRLLKVMGTFELIKRELVKFPKLILKPVKRSFCRPKHWITMSREILNLDISSRQVELANYFDALPIVSIKAQSFFHPSIWSMFLPMKAANKLREQMHREILNLSTNCVQIQADKSGHFIWVDQPEVIVNGILKILNTCDRN; from the coding sequence ATGTTATTCTCTATCAACAGTATTTTGCTGTTGGCTACGACTTGTTATGGTGCGATCGCTTGCTTGATGGAAGATCATCAACCCCCACCAGGTAAACTGATTGATGTGGGTGGTTATAGTTTGCACCTTTACACTGCGGGCGAGTCTGGCCCCACGGTAATTTTAGAACACAGTTTAGGCGGAATTGAAGGTTATTTACTGCTGCCAGAGATAGCCAAGCATACAAGGGTTTGCATCTACGATCGCGCTGGATACGGTTGGAGCGATCATAGTCCATATCCGCGAACTAGTGCCCAAATAGTTGCAGAACTGGATTATCTTCTCACTCAAGCGGATATTCAACCACCCTATATTTTGGTAGGGAATTCCTTCGGTAGCTATAACGTGCGGTTATATGCACAGTACTTTCCTGAAAAAGTCATGGGAATGGTACTTACCGATGGACTTCACGAAACAGCTATGCTGAAAATGCCCATCCCTTTACAGTGCTTGAAACTGTTTTTCTTATCGGGATTTGTGATGTCCTTTATAGGTTCCATCCTGGGGATTGTGCGATTACTTAAAGTCATGGGTACATTTGAGTTGATCAAACGCGAGTTAGTTAAATTTCCCAAATTGATTTTAAAACCAGTCAAGCGTTCTTTCTGCCGTCCCAAGCACTGGATAACTATGAGTCGGGAAATATTAAATTTAGATATTAGTAGTCGCCAGGTTGAACTAGCTAATTACTTTGATGCATTACCAATAGTTAGCATTAAAGCCCAGAGTTTTTTTCATCCTTCTATTTGGTCTATGTTTCTACCTATGAAGGCTGCGAATAAATTAAGAGAGCAAATGCATAGGGAAATCCTCAATTTATCTACAAATTGCGTACAAATTCAGGCTGATAAAAGTGGTCATTTTATTTGGGTAGACCAACCAGAGGTAATTGTGAATGGGATTTTGAAAATCCTGAACACTTGCGATCGCAATTAG
- the crtH gene encoding carotenoid isomerase, protein MTRNSLFDVIIIGSGIGGLVTATQLAAKRAKVLVLESYLIPGGSAGYFERQGYRFDVGASMIFGMGQNGTTNLLTRALNAVNVSVETIADPVQIHYHLPNGLDLKVDRVYEKYLQNLTAYFPHETKGIRLFYDECWKVFNCLNSMDLLSLEEPRYLLRTFLKHPLACLGLVKYLPQNAGDIARRYIKDPELLRFIDMECYCWSVVPANMTPMINAGMVFSDRHYGGVNYPKGGVGKIAQALAIGLEKAGGKIQYQAKVKRILTERGKAVGVELVNGQVYRGKRIVSNATRWDTFEKLLPVEEIPHNEKKWQQLYQKSPSFFSLHMGVKQSVLPLGTECHHILLEDWQDMTKAQGTIFVSIPTLLDPDLAPAGYHIIHAFTPDWIENWQGLTEQEYDKRKEAAAWRIIDRLEQIFPGLDAEMDYLEVGTPRTHRRFLGREDGTYGPIPRRKLRGLLSMPFNRTAIPGLYCVGDSTFPGQGLNAVAFSGFACAHRIAVDLGL, encoded by the coding sequence ATGACCCGTAATTCCTTGTTTGATGTAATTATCATTGGTTCTGGTATTGGTGGCTTGGTGACAGCAACCCAGCTAGCAGCAAAACGAGCTAAAGTGCTGGTATTAGAAAGTTATCTCATTCCTGGTGGTAGTGCTGGCTATTTTGAACGTCAAGGCTATCGCTTTGATGTGGGAGCTTCAATGATTTTTGGGATGGGGCAAAATGGCACGACAAATTTACTCACCCGTGCCCTTAATGCTGTAAATGTCAGCGTAGAGACAATTGCCGATCCGGTGCAGATTCATTACCACTTACCCAACGGTTTAGACTTGAAAGTTGACCGTGTTTATGAAAAATATTTGCAAAATCTTACTGCTTATTTTCCTCACGAAACGAAAGGGATTCGTCTTTTTTATGACGAATGCTGGAAAGTATTTAATTGCCTCAACAGCATGGATTTGCTGTCATTAGAAGAACCTCGGTATTTGTTACGGACATTTTTGAAACATCCTTTAGCTTGTCTGGGTTTAGTCAAATATTTGCCGCAAAATGCCGGAGATATCGCACGCCGCTACATTAAAGACCCGGAATTATTAAGATTTATTGATATGGAATGTTATTGCTGGTCGGTGGTTCCAGCCAATATGACACCCATGATTAATGCAGGAATGGTCTTTTCTGATCGACATTATGGCGGAGTTAACTACCCCAAAGGGGGAGTAGGAAAGATTGCTCAAGCATTAGCTATAGGTTTAGAGAAAGCTGGGGGAAAAATTCAGTATCAAGCTAAAGTTAAAAGAATTCTCACCGAACGAGGAAAGGCTGTTGGTGTGGAATTAGTTAATGGTCAAGTCTATCGGGGAAAACGCATAGTTTCTAATGCTACACGCTGGGATACTTTTGAAAAATTACTACCTGTAGAGGAAATACCACATAATGAGAAAAAGTGGCAACAACTCTATCAAAAATCACCCAGTTTTTTCAGTTTACATATGGGGGTTAAGCAGTCAGTTCTGCCACTAGGGACAGAGTGCCATCATATTTTGCTAGAAGATTGGCAAGATATGACCAAAGCACAAGGTACTATTTTTGTTTCCATTCCTACCTTACTTGACCCCGATTTAGCACCAGCAGGATATCACATCATTCATGCTTTTACACCAGATTGGATCGAGAATTGGCAAGGATTAACTGAGCAGGAATATGATAAACGTAAAGAAGCAGCAGCCTGGCGAATTATTGACCGCTTAGAGCAAATTTTCCCTGGTTTAGATGCGGAAATGGATTATTTGGAAGTTGGAACACCCCGCACCCATCGCCGCTTTTTGGGACGAGAAGATGGGACTTACGGGCCAATTCCTCGGCGGAAGTTGCGCGGATTATTGAGTATGCCATTTAATCGCACCGCCATACCTGGATTGTATTGTGTAGGGGATAGTACCTTTCCTGGTCAGGGATTGAATGCAGTAGCATTTTCTGGCTTTGCTTGTGCTCACCGAATTGCCGTAGATTTGGGGTTGTGA
- the upp gene encoding uracil phosphoribosyltransferase, whose product MTVQLRVYVPPHPLIKHWLAVARDAATPSVLFRSAMVELGRWLTYEAAREWLPTLETTVQSPLDTTAATLIDPQVPVAVVPILRAGLGLLEGAQTLLPLASIYHLGLVRNEETLQPSCYLNKLPEKFDPQTRVLITDPMLATGGSMMAAMSELTQRGVDPAFIRIVCVVAAPPALQKLSAAYPSLNIYTATIDESVNEQGFIVPGLGDAGDRTFGT is encoded by the coding sequence ATGACGGTACAACTGCGCGTTTATGTTCCACCCCATCCTCTAATTAAGCACTGGCTAGCAGTAGCGCGTGATGCGGCTACACCTTCGGTACTATTTCGCAGTGCAATGGTAGAGTTGGGAAGATGGTTGACCTATGAAGCAGCACGAGAGTGGTTACCAACTCTAGAGACAACTGTGCAAAGTCCTTTAGACACAACTGCGGCCACTTTAATCGATCCACAAGTACCTGTGGCAGTGGTGCCAATTTTACGGGCAGGTTTAGGATTATTAGAAGGCGCACAAACCTTACTACCCTTGGCTTCGATTTATCATCTTGGCTTAGTGCGAAATGAGGAAACACTACAACCTTCGTGTTATCTAAACAAATTGCCAGAAAAGTTTGACCCCCAAACACGGGTGTTAATTACCGATCCGATGTTAGCAACAGGAGGATCGATGATGGCAGCTATGTCAGAATTGACACAACGGGGTGTTGACCCAGCCTTCATTAGGATTGTTTGTGTAGTAGCAGCTCCGCCAGCTTTGCAAAAACTAAGTGCGGCTTATCCTAGTTTAAATATTTACACTGCGACTATAGACGAGAGCGTCAACGAGCAGGGATTTATTGTACCGGGATTAGGAGATGCTGGCGATCGCACCTTTGGGACTTAA
- a CDS encoding serine hydrolase yields the protein MRRTHKHNIVKASWVLASFLSTCLLGSTVKAATVANWHFDSNRNHLDFTTDETVQPRVQLLTPTRLAIDLPGVTLNYPQVTQKIGPVTQQIQIGQFGPNSTRILITLAPGYTLDPAQVHLQEKSPNHWSVQLPQLTRVAITQPSIPPVITPEQPIVTNRNLFAGVVPLNSSMKALEPQIKALMSRYSFLTTGMFFLDLDTGNYLDIKGDRVFPAASTIKLPILIAFFQDLDAGKVRLDEKLTMRGDLVTNGSGDMQYERVGKKYTALETITKMVTISDNTATNMIIDRLGGAAKLNQRFRSWGLKDTVIRHLLADLRGTNTTSSQDMARVLALLVNNKLVSPSSKEQALDILRHTTVHTLLPAGLGKGAVIANKTGDIGFLIGDAGFITMPNGKHYLAAIFVKRPYKDTRGRDFIRQVSQLVYNYLNQPNPVATGNSPTSVNF from the coding sequence ATGCGACGCACACACAAACACAATATTGTCAAAGCAAGCTGGGTATTAGCCAGCTTTTTAAGTACCTGTTTGTTAGGTTCCACGGTGAAAGCGGCGACAGTAGCTAATTGGCATTTTGATAGCAACCGCAATCATCTTGACTTCACTACAGATGAGACTGTACAACCACGAGTCCAACTTTTGACTCCTACCCGTCTCGCTATCGACTTACCAGGTGTTACCCTGAATTATCCCCAGGTAACTCAAAAGATAGGCCCAGTCACGCAACAAATCCAAATTGGACAGTTTGGCCCTAATAGTACCCGCATCCTGATTACCTTAGCGCCTGGTTATACTCTAGATCCAGCCCAAGTCCATCTGCAAGAAAAATCCCCAAATCATTGGTCTGTACAGTTACCCCAACTCACGAGAGTCGCTATTACTCAACCCAGTATTCCACCAGTAATTACTCCAGAACAACCTATAGTTACTAATAGGAATTTGTTTGCGGGTGTAGTTCCATTGAATTCATCCATGAAGGCTTTGGAACCCCAAATTAAAGCCTTGATGAGTCGCTACAGCTTCCTCACCACAGGAATGTTTTTCCTCGATTTGGATACTGGCAATTATTTGGATATTAAAGGCGATCGCGTTTTTCCCGCAGCCAGTACAATTAAACTGCCGATACTCATTGCCTTTTTTCAAGATTTAGATGCTGGTAAAGTTAGGCTAGATGAGAAGCTGACTATGCGCGGCGACTTAGTCACCAACGGTTCGGGAGATATGCAGTATGAACGCGTTGGTAAGAAGTACACAGCTTTAGAAACGATTACCAAAATGGTGACTATTAGTGACAATACCGCCACTAATATGATTATTGACCGCTTGGGTGGCGCGGCGAAACTCAATCAGCGTTTCCGTAGCTGGGGACTAAAAGACACTGTAATTCGCCATCTTTTGGCTGACTTGCGAGGAACCAACACTACTAGTTCTCAAGACATGGCCAGAGTATTAGCTTTGTTAGTTAATAACAAGCTAGTATCTCCCAGTAGCAAAGAGCAAGCCTTAGATATTCTACGTCACACCACTGTGCATACTCTACTTCCGGCAGGTTTAGGTAAAGGCGCAGTCATCGCCAACAAAACCGGCGATATCGGTTTTCTCATTGGTGATGCAGGATTTATCACCATGCCAAATGGTAAGCATTATCTAGCGGCTATCTTTGTCAAACGTCCCTATAAAGATACTAGGGGAAGAGACTTTATTCGCCAAGTTTCCCAGCTTGTCTACAATTACCTCAATCAGCCTAACCCCGTTGCCACTGGTAATTCTCCCACCAGCGTCAACTTCTAG
- a CDS encoding shikimate dehydrogenase, whose protein sequence is MLHITGKTKLLGVIGHPVEHSLSPVMHNAAIAKLGLDYVYLPFPIAPENLADAIAGFAAVGVVGFSVTIPHKQAIMPLLAEITPIAQAIGAVNTVSRQNNQWVGTNTDIEGFISPLQTTYQQDWSQKAAVILGNGGAARAVVAGCQQLGFAEIHVMGRNQQRLQEFYESWADSSISANLQVHTWDKLTKLIPQANLLVNTTPIGMYPKVDESPVSAAEIADLPKGAIAYDLIYIPKPTQFLQLAQKQGAIAIDGLEMLVQQGAAALKLWLQQETVPVDVMRQALQNYLGLG, encoded by the coding sequence ATGTTGCATATTACAGGTAAAACTAAACTTTTAGGCGTAATTGGGCATCCGGTAGAACACTCGCTGTCGCCAGTGATGCATAATGCTGCGATCGCCAAATTGGGGTTAGATTATGTTTATCTGCCCTTTCCCATCGCACCAGAAAATTTAGCAGATGCGATCGCAGGTTTTGCCGCTGTTGGGGTTGTGGGTTTTAGTGTAACAATTCCCCACAAACAGGCAATTATGCCCCTCTTGGCAGAAATTACTCCTATTGCCCAAGCCATTGGCGCAGTTAATACTGTGAGTCGTCAAAATAACCAATGGGTAGGTACAAACACAGATATTGAAGGCTTTATCTCCCCTTTGCAAACCACATATCAGCAAGATTGGAGTCAGAAAGCGGCGGTAATTTTAGGTAATGGTGGCGCAGCGCGGGCGGTGGTTGCAGGTTGTCAGCAGCTAGGTTTTGCCGAAATTCATGTTATGGGGAGAAATCAGCAGCGATTACAAGAATTTTACGAAAGTTGGGCGGATTCTTCAATAAGTGCGAATTTGCAAGTGCATACATGGGATAAGTTAACGAAACTGATTCCCCAAGCTAATTTGTTAGTTAATACCACACCCATCGGGATGTATCCCAAAGTAGATGAATCGCCGGTGAGTGCGGCGGAAATAGCTGATTTACCAAAAGGTGCTATCGCCTACGATTTGATATATATTCCTAAACCAACGCAATTTCTCCAACTCGCCCAAAAACAAGGTGCGATCGCAATTGATGGCTTAGAAATGCTGGTGCAACAAGGCGCAGCAGCTTTAAAACTCTGGTTGCAGCAAGAAACTGTACCTGTAGATGTGATGCGTCAAGCACTACAAAATTACCTGGGTTTGGGGTGA
- a CDS encoding CVNH domain-containing protein, with amino-acid sequence MGSSYQYTCENISIDGDVISATCQRRDGSWNETSLSLRGIENIDGILEVTNPDEPSSFQFSAMNISIDGDVLSATCRRMDGLWNESSLVLDGIENIDGNLEYTGSP; translated from the coding sequence ATGGGTAGCAGTTATCAATACACTTGCGAAAACATCTCTATTGATGGAGATGTAATATCAGCGACTTGTCAAAGACGCGATGGTTCTTGGAACGAAACCTCATTATCTTTAAGGGGAATTGAAAACATTGATGGCATTCTAGAAGTAACTAACCCTGACGAACCTAGTAGTTTTCAGTTCAGTGCTATGAATATCTCTATTGATGGAGATGTACTATCCGCCACTTGCCGCAGAATGGATGGTTTATGGAACGAAAGTTCTCTAGTTTTGGATGGAATTGAAAACATTGATGGCAACCTAGAATATACAGGTAGCCCATAA
- a CDS encoding biotin carboxylase, whose protein sequence is MEKNSRITSLFNLLTLGKLNYCLQKELIVRLVTVYLKPIKVIFISSILGILLLLLTPPALALTQIKLFDISYKDCPPELAQGAVISSGSGAANCFIVTGKAENGTYKTVYDADIFGRIYDANNDPVLQNRTRLGSIAEIPPGVSDFELRISVPANQPTPLKLKQFKAAGFSGQVRK, encoded by the coding sequence ATGGAAAAGAACAGCCGCATCACATCTTTGTTTAATTTACTGACTTTAGGTAAGCTAAACTACTGCTTGCAAAAGGAATTAATTGTACGCTTAGTAACTGTGTACTTAAAACCTATTAAGGTAATATTTATTTCCTCTATCTTGGGGATTTTATTATTGCTTTTGACTCCCCCAGCTTTAGCACTGACACAAATTAAATTATTCGATATTTCCTATAAGGATTGTCCGCCAGAACTGGCACAGGGTGCTGTTATCAGTAGCGGTTCTGGGGCTGCTAACTGTTTTATTGTCACTGGTAAAGCCGAGAATGGTACTTACAAAACTGTTTACGATGCAGATATTTTTGGACGCATCTATGATGCTAACAACGACCCAGTGCTACAAAACCGTACACGTTTGGGGTCTATTGCCGAAATTCCCCCAGGTGTTAGCGATTTTGAATTGAGAATCTCTGTCCCTGCAAATCAGCCTACTCCATTAAAGCTGAAGCAGTTTAAAGCTGCGGGGTTTAGCGGTCAGGTGCGGAAGTAG
- the ppk1 gene encoding polyphosphate kinase 1, with protein MTQAKPINKVIKLSDSQYFFNRELSWLEFNRRVLHEALDRRTPLLEKLKFTSIFSSNLDEYFMVRVAILKEQVQAQVSKRTPDGRTPQEQLDAIAQILRPMVIQQHEYFENVLRKEMAEQGIHLLNYTDITLEQRAYLQDLFQQQIFPVLTPLAVDPSHPFPLIANLSLNLAVVVTDPVSKKEKFARVKVPDILPRFIELPHDAQAEDDKPNHWMGVPIEQVVAHNLEALFPGMIVNEYHLFRLTRKADLAVAEEEADDLLLAIQQELRGRQFRGCGVRLEIQKSMPQSMRQMLFPELELTEGDIYEIDGLLSLKDLMSFMALPLPELKDPPWTPVIPTRLRAFNQSSSVEKSEKAEGRENIFSVIQQHDLLVHHPYESFSASVEQFIAQAARDSHVLAIKMTLYRSSGDSQIFHSLMAAAESGKQVVVLVELKARFDEENNITWAQRLEKSGVHVVYGLVGLKTHTKIALVVRREGEKISRYVHIGTGNYNPKTAKLYTDLGLFSCRKDLGADLTDLFNYLTGYAHQHSYRKLLVSPISMRDRMIELIRREIEHCQNGKPGRIIAKMNALVDPQIITTLYAASAAGVQIDLIVRGTCCLRPGLPEISTNIRVISIIGRFLEHSRIFHFYNNGQDEVYIGSADWMPRNLDRRVEAVTPIEDPKISQTLQDILEIMLADNRQAWELHSDGSYIQRHPRKNEPERSSQNILMEILQSFHANVKVPSMKSRYFN; from the coding sequence ATGACCCAAGCCAAACCGATAAACAAAGTGATTAAATTAAGTGATTCGCAGTACTTCTTTAATCGGGAACTAAGTTGGTTGGAATTCAATCGGCGGGTTTTGCATGAGGCATTGGATAGGCGTACACCATTATTAGAAAAACTGAAGTTTACTTCTATCTTCAGTTCCAATTTAGATGAATATTTTATGGTACGCGTGGCAATTCTCAAAGAACAAGTGCAAGCGCAGGTAAGTAAACGCACTCCAGATGGACGGACTCCTCAAGAACAATTAGATGCGATCGCACAAATTCTCCGTCCGATGGTGATTCAGCAACATGAATACTTCGAGAATGTGTTGCGAAAAGAAATGGCAGAACAAGGTATTCATCTGCTCAATTACACAGACATCACTTTAGAACAGCGTGCTTACCTGCAGGATTTGTTTCAACAGCAAATTTTTCCGGTGCTGACACCCTTAGCCGTAGATCCTAGCCATCCCTTCCCCCTCATTGCAAATCTCAGCCTCAATTTGGCGGTAGTGGTTACAGATCCAGTTTCCAAAAAAGAAAAATTTGCCCGAGTCAAAGTCCCCGATATTCTACCGCGATTTATTGAGTTACCTCATGATGCACAAGCAGAGGATGACAAACCAAATCACTGGATGGGTGTGCCAATTGAACAGGTGGTGGCGCACAACTTAGAAGCCTTATTTCCTGGGATGATTGTCAACGAATATCATCTGTTTCGCCTAACTCGTAAAGCAGATTTAGCAGTAGCAGAAGAAGAAGCCGATGATTTACTCCTAGCAATTCAGCAAGAGTTACGTGGGCGACAGTTTCGCGGTTGTGGAGTACGGCTGGAAATTCAAAAATCCATGCCTCAGTCTATGCGCCAAATGTTGTTCCCAGAATTAGAACTAACTGAAGGCGACATTTATGAAATCGATGGGCTGTTGAGTTTGAAGGATTTAATGTCCTTTATGGCTTTACCGTTACCTGAACTCAAAGATCCACCTTGGACACCTGTAATTCCTACGCGACTGCGTGCTTTTAATCAATCCAGTTCTGTAGAGAAATCCGAAAAAGCCGAAGGCAGAGAGAATATTTTCTCAGTAATTCAACAACATGATTTACTAGTACATCATCCCTACGAATCCTTTAGCGCCTCTGTTGAGCAGTTTATCGCCCAAGCTGCCCGCGATTCCCATGTGCTAGCCATTAAAATGACACTTTATCGTTCTTCTGGAGATTCACAGATTTTTCACTCTTTAATGGCTGCAGCGGAAAGTGGTAAACAAGTTGTGGTGTTAGTGGAATTAAAAGCCCGTTTTGATGAAGAAAATAATATTACTTGGGCGCAGAGATTAGAAAAATCTGGGGTTCATGTTGTTTATGGCTTGGTGGGATTAAAAACTCACACCAAAATTGCTTTAGTAGTACGTCGGGAAGGGGAAAAGATTTCTCGCTATGTGCATATCGGCACTGGTAACTACAATCCTAAAACAGCGAAGTTATACACAGATTTAGGACTTTTTAGTTGCCGCAAAGACTTAGGTGCAGATTTAACTGATTTATTCAATTATTTAACAGGCTATGCTCATCAGCATTCTTACCGCAAGCTGCTAGTATCACCAATTAGTATGCGCGATCGCATGATTGAATTGATTCGCCGGGAAATTGAACATTGTCAAAACGGTAAACCAGGGCGAATTATTGCCAAAATGAATGCACTAGTTGATCCGCAAATTATTACTACCCTCTACGCCGCCTCAGCCGCCGGGGTACAAATTGACTTAATTGTGCGCGGTACTTGCTGCCTACGTCCCGGATTGCCAGAAATTAGTACAAATATTCGCGTTATTAGCATTATTGGTCGCTTTTTAGAACATTCGCGCATCTTTCATTTCTACAACAATGGACAAGATGAAGTGTACATTGGCAGCGCTGATTGGATGCCCCGCAATTTAGATCGGCGTGTAGAAGCAGTGACACCGATTGAAGATCCCAAAATTTCCCAAACCTTACAAGACATTTTAGAAATTATGTTGGCAGACAATCGCCAAGCTTGGGAACTGCACTCAGACGGGTCTTACATCCAACGCCACCCCCGCAAGAATGAACCAGAACGCAGTAGCCAAAATATCCTCATGGAAATTCTGCAATCATTCCACGCCAATGTCAAAGTCCCCAGCATGAAGTCTAGGTATTTCAATTGA
- a CDS encoding ATP-binding protein, with protein MKISHKLILGFLGIASLTGGIGAISVHQQSQTAKYLARQEAEEVAILLGYFTNHELEDEQPRSRTEILSHLQNHVLALHKQRQCDLEIVDRNKIILADVVTEDIGTQLEDDTNNEVGQTIQDGITRTYIETNSEHPKGIYLITVPFKNSHGETIGAVILEYTPLYKAAMAVAQKSIVATSIISLVCGVLALIAGFLISRNISNPIKQLQQAVLNLAEGKLDTRVTIHSQDEIGELATSFNTMAYDLQKSRSELLDANEQLQNEITERQQAEAELQQTLQHLQKTQAQLIQTEKISSLGQLVAGIAHEINNPVNFIHGNLTYIKEYVESLIGFVQLYQKHYPNPVLEIQAEAENIELEFLQEDLWKIVDSMNMGTSRIREIVRSLRNFSRMDEAEYKAVDIHEGIDSTLLILHHRLQAKGKLPAIELIREYGNLPLIECYAGQLNQVFMNLLANAIDAVEEANTKRSNQQIKDNPSRITIRTSLIDSQWVQIAIADTGTGIPETARHNLFNPFFTTKPVNKGTGMGLSISYQIITETHHGKLEYVSTPGEGTEFIIQIPIHQKVLTAV; from the coding sequence ATGAAAATTAGTCACAAATTAATTTTGGGGTTTCTGGGGATTGCATCTCTTACGGGAGGAATTGGTGCGATCTCAGTTCATCAGCAATCACAAACAGCTAAGTATCTTGCTCGACAAGAAGCTGAAGAGGTAGCCATACTACTGGGATATTTTACAAATCATGAGTTAGAAGATGAACAACCGCGATCGCGCACTGAAATTTTATCTCATTTGCAGAACCATGTTTTGGCACTACATAAGCAACGCCAATGCGATTTAGAAATCGTAGATCGGAATAAAATCATCTTGGCAGATGTAGTTACTGAAGACATCGGTACCCAATTAGAAGACGATACTAATAATGAAGTGGGTCAAACTATTCAAGATGGTATAACTAGAACTTATATTGAAACTAATTCTGAGCATCCAAAAGGCATCTATCTAATTACTGTGCCCTTTAAAAATAGTCATGGTGAAACTATTGGTGCTGTAATTTTGGAATATACACCACTCTACAAAGCAGCAATGGCAGTAGCACAAAAAAGTATTGTGGCGACATCAATCATCAGTTTGGTGTGTGGTGTACTGGCGTTAATAGCAGGTTTCCTCATCTCTAGAAACATCTCTAACCCAATTAAACAACTCCAGCAAGCTGTTTTAAATCTGGCTGAAGGTAAATTAGATACGAGAGTAACTATTCATTCCCAAGATGAGATTGGCGAATTAGCTACCTCGTTCAACACTATGGCTTACGATTTGCAAAAGTCCCGCTCTGAGTTGCTTGATGCTAACGAGCAATTGCAAAATGAGATTACTGAACGCCAACAAGCAGAAGCAGAACTTCAGCAAACTCTACAACATTTGCAAAAAACCCAAGCTCAATTAATTCAAACCGAAAAAATATCGAGTCTTGGTCAATTAGTAGCAGGTATTGCTCACGAAATTAATAACCCAGTCAACTTTATCCACGGCAATTTAACCTATATAAAAGAATATGTTGAAAGCTTAATTGGCTTTGTGCAACTATACCAAAAGCATTACCCGAATCCGGTGCTAGAAATTCAAGCGGAAGCTGAGAACATTGAACTGGAATTTTTGCAAGAAGACTTATGGAAAATTGTAGATTCAATGAATATGGGAACATCTCGGATTAGAGAGATTGTGCGATCGCTTCGCAATTTCTCACGTATGGATGAAGCTGAATACAAAGCTGTAGATATCCATGAGGGGATAGATAGCACTTTGTTAATCTTGCACCATCGTCTGCAAGCTAAAGGCAAGTTACCAGCAATTGAGTTAATTCGAGAATACGGTAATTTACCTTTAATTGAATGTTATGCAGGGCAACTCAACCAAGTATTCATGAATCTTTTGGCAAACGCAATTGATGCTGTAGAAGAAGCCAATACCAAGCGTAGTAATCAACAAATAAAAGACAATCCCAGCCGCATTACTATTCGCACATCCCTCATAGATTCACAGTGGGTACAAATTGCGATCGCAGATACTGGCACAGGTATACCAGAAACAGCACGTCACAATTTATTTAATCCTTTTTTTACTACTAAGCCAGTAAACAAAGGTACTGGGATGGGATTGTCTATCAGTTACCAAATCATCACAGAAACACATCACGGCAAATTAGAGTATGTCTCTACTCCAGGCGAAGGAACTGAGTTTATCATTCAGATTCCCATTCATCAGAAAGTGCTGACAGCAGTTTAA